The DNA region GCACTGTTCATGTGCCTTTGATCTCGATTCCATTCTGATATCATTGCCTTTGAACTTCCCTTGAAGTAGTGCTACCTCCTGATTTCCTGCAATCAGATAGATGCCTGATCCCCCTTAGTTGTTACTTTTTGCACAACACTGCCCCCCCGCCCCCCCCCCCTGAGTTGTTGCTTTTGTTTACTCTTCAGATTCTTCTCCCACTTTGAcatcaaaataaaaggaaagaaaatgcaGACAAAACATACACAATAGAGTAGATAATAGATAGATAATAAACAGACTAGTGAGGGTAGCAGAGTTTATGCCTTAAGCAGAGGCATAAAGTGATGGTTCTTATAGACTAATGCATAAATAAGTCACAAAatagaaaaaagcaaaaaatattatttttaacacaCATGCACTGCCTTAGTTTCTCCCCAGAAAGTACTTCAGGGTATTGATCACTTTGGTGTAGAAGGAGTCATAGGAGGTTTCAACTTCTTTGGTGATTTTGTCCATCTTTTCTATCACGGAGTTGAATGCCCTGATCCCTTGCCTCCTCGTGGCTCCCATATCCATCATGAGCTTAGCCACATCTGTACATGTTTCCTTGGTGACTTCCCTGATTTTGTCCACCTGTTCTTTCATTGCAATGAGAAGGATTTTTACCTTATCTATATTTTGCTGAATCTCCTATAGGTTGGTAGTAGCAATCGACTGAGTCTCTGTTGGTTCAATGGGAGCTTCAACCTGTACTGGAACATTTTCAACTTTGGCACGCCTGACCCATCCGTCGTCACTTAAGGTGTAACCCATCATAGCAAATACAGTCTTATCATAGGTACTAGTAATGTGCTTGGGGTGATAAATGTGCTAAATAAACCTTTATAACTTCAAGAATATATGAGATGAGCAAACCATAGGGTTGACAAGCAGCAGAAGAGGATATATCCCTGATACGTTCAAGCATATACCGACGAATCCACACAAACCAGTCAAGTCTTTTATTGTTCACAAGACagtaaagaacaaaaatatctcTAGTAGTCAAAGTACTGAGGGACCCAGTTCTAGAAAGTAAAGTGGTGGATATCTTGTGTGCTAAAACTCGGTGTTCAAACTTGAGATTTTTAGAACCGATGTCAGGGGGGTTATCCGACAGGAAAACTTTTGCCTCTTCTAAGTAAACTTCAATATCTTTTGGCCaggaattttgtacaaaaacATCATACCCATGAAACTTAGCAGAAAATATTTTCTCAATTGATATGAGTCAAGAATAATTCGAGTACCTAAAATCATGGATTCCAAGTCATCTTTTTCATTAACAAACAGATTTGCATAGGACATTCTCACAGGCTCTTCATACCCATAATTTTTAATAGTATCAAACAGATAAGAGAGACGTTGAAAGTCAAAAATAGCAATCACATCACAGTGCAAATTTTTCATAAGAGAAAGACTTACAGAGCGTCCATAAGCCAGAGATTTTGACTTATAGGACTCAAACCTTGATTTCTCACTTGGTCCATAGAAGTTTAGTTTGTCCTCTGGCCCAAAATCTGTACTTTCCACTTTCCCTTTCTTGTATGCAGGCTTTTTGGGGGTTTGCTCCATAGGCCTTTTCCTGCCTTTTTTGGCTAATAGGTAGATCCTTCGATGATTCATTGCTTTCATTGTCGGTTTTAAGAAAGTCTGAGTTGAGGAATGATTCTAGGTCTACGGTTTCTTCGGGGTTATGGATTTTCTGAAATCGTCTGCTTTGTCTGGTGGCAGTGGAAGATGAGAGGTTTCTTTTTGCCATGGTAAGGAAATTTTGTCAGAGGAGATGAAGAATAAGAGGGAGAAAATTGTCCTTATCTAGGCATTTGGAAGGTTGAAGTGTTGCCTCGGTTAAGAAAATGCCAGGTTCAGAAAGAAGTGACATTTTTGAGGAGTTGCTTCGGCGGTACCGATGGAAGTGTAATAATTACGCTCACATCAAAATTAATACACTTTAACAATTAAGCAAACTTAAGTAAGGAagtaaaatatattatatagataCGAAAGATATTTTACAAAATAGGCACAATTCCAATCTTTTTACGCAGTAAACAAAATCTTTCTTCTAAAAgaggttttgtaaaaatatcagCAAGTTGAGACTCAATATTAATGAATTCTAATATAATATCACCTATTGCAACATGATCACAGATAAAGTGATGCTTAATTTCTATATGCTTTGCTCTAGAGTGATGCACATAATTTTTTGACAAACATATAGCACTagtattatcacaaaatataggaGTAGAGGTAAGAGATAAATCATAATCGAGAAGTTGATGCATGATCCAAAGAACTTGTGTACAACAACTTCCAACAGCTAAATATTCTGCTTCAGTAGTTGACAGAGCAACACAATTTTGTTTTTGCTATGCCAGGAAATAAAAGCATTTCCCAACAGTTGACAAGTGCCACTAGTGCTTTTCCTATCAATCTTATCACCTGTAAAATCTGTATCTGAAAAACCTTTTAACACAAAATTGTTAGAGTGGGCACACCATAAACCTAATTCAGAGGTTCCAATAAGATATCTGATAATACGTTTGACTGCAGTAAAATGGGATTCTTTGGGAGCCGAATGAAACCTTGCACATTTACACACACTGAATATTATATCTCGTCGAATAGCAGTGAGATATAATAAAGATCCAATCATTCCTCTATACATCGTTTCATCCATACTTTTTCTATTATTATCTTTTTCAAGTGTAGTTGTTGGACTCATTGGAGTTCCAATGGACTTTGCATTCTCCATACCAAACTTCTTTATACGTTCCTTGGCGTACTTGGTTTGGATGATAAAGATTCCTTTGGTAGACTGTTTGATTTGCAGTCCAAGAAAGAATGTTagctctcccatcatgctcatttcaaattctccTTTTATAGCGTGAGAGAATTTTTCACATAGTACAGAGTCAGGACTTCCAAAAATAATATCGTCAACATAAATATGAGTAATAAGATTATCTGAATTTGAGTACTTAATAAATAAAGTTTTGTCGATATTACCTCGTTTGAAGCCTTGATTTAGAAGAAAAGAGCTTAATCTCTCATACCAGGCTCGGGGAGCTTGCTTGAGTCCGTATAGAGCTTTAGACAGCTTGAATTCATGATTTGGGAAGCTGTCACTTACAAAGCCAGGAGGTTGCTTCACATACACCTCTTCAGAAATGTATCCGTTTAAAAAGGCACTTTTTGCATCCATTATGAAGAGCTTGAATCCTTTATGAGCAACAAAAATAAATAGTATTCGAATAGATTCCAATCTTGCTACATGTGCAAAAGTTTTATCGTAGTCGATTCCCTCTTGCTGAGAGTAACCTTGAGCAACTAGTCTTGCTTGGTTATGAACCACTTGACCGGATTTATTCAACTTATTTCTAAATACCCATTTAGTTCCTACAATGGAGGCGTTTGATGGTTTTGGAACCAATTCCCAcactttatttttttcaaattgatCAAGtttatctttgattgatttgatcCTATAGTCATTTTTAAGGGCTTCATCCTACCTTCTTTGGCTCAAATTGTGATATTAAGGCCACATGAGAGTTTAACTTCTGAGATCTTCTGGTAGTGATACCCTCATGTAGATTTCCAATAATGAATTTGTGAGGATATCCTAGTTATCTTTTCCATTCATTTGGAATGTTTGTGATTTGCTCCTTTTCCCTAGTAGTTGACTGTTCTGCAGAAGAAGATTCCTGAATTCTAATGTGCTCCTCAGTTGACTGATTCTGCTGACTGGTCGACTCATCTTGACTATCTTTTCCTACAATAACTGACTTTGGGACAATAGAAATTTCCTCATTTTCAGGAAGTTTTTCACACCCTGAGCGAGGGTTAGTATccacaaaaataacatgaattgATTCTTGAATGCATAAAGTTCTTTTATTGTAAACTATATATGCTCTACTTGAGGGAGAATATCCAAGAAATATACCTTCGTCGCTCTTTAGATCAAACTTATCCAGAttgtcctttccattattgtggatgaagcatttgcatccaaatgggtggaagtaaATAATGTTGGGTttcttaccattccatagttCGTATGGAGTCTTTTTGAGAATAGGTTGAATCAAACATCTgttaataatatgacatgctgtgctcacagcttctgcccagaagtggtGGGGTAGAGAGTTTTCCACAATCATAGTTCTTCCCATGTCCTGCAACGTTCTATTTTTACGTTCTACCACTCTATTCTATTGAGGCGATCTTGGCGAATAGAAGTTATGAGAGATTCCTTGATCATTGCAGAAGTTTTCAAATACCCTACTTTCAAACTCTCCTCCATGGTCATTTCTGATAGTGAAAATGTAGTATCCTTTCTTACGTTGAGCCTTCTTACAGAGAACTTCAAAATTTCTTAGATCTTCATATTTATGACTTAGAAAATTAACCCAAGTGAAACAAGAGAAATCATCtacaataacaaaagcatatttTCTATCACCAATGCTGGCAGTTCTAGTTGGACCAAACAAATCCATATGCAAGAGTTGAAGAGGTTTAATAGTAGAGACaatgtttttgattttgaaagatgAACGAGTTTGCTTTCCTAATTGGCATGCATCACAAATATGGTCTTTTGAaaaaaatctagttttggaagaccAATGAGAAGATCGTGTTTGGAAAGTTTTTGAATAGTATACATGCTAGCATGGCCAAGCTTTCTATTTCATACCCAGGGATCATCAATCATAGATGCTAGACAAATTTGTTTACCAAGATTGTCTACATTACTAATAGTATAGACATTCCTGTCTCTATTACCAGAAAGAATAACTTTACATGATTCATCTTCTATAAACCAACAATGTTTCTTAAAACGAACCTAATAGTCATTGTCATATAATTGACTGATACTGAGAAGATTGTAACCAAGTTCATCAACCATGTATTCTTTATCTACATCACATATTGAGCTGAGAGAAACCTTTCCAACTCCAATTacattttcttttgatttatcTCCAAAGGTAACTGTTCCTCCATCTAGtgtggtgactgttttgaataaCTGTTTGTCACCAGTCATATGTGTGGAACACGCCCTGTCAAGATACCATATTCCTTTTCTATTCTTCTTGCGGTGTTCCTGCAAaacaatattatttatttttaggtacccaagccttCTTGGGTCCTGAACGGTTAGATTTCTGATTTTTAGCTTGACTAGAAGATTTAGGTCACCAGACCCATCTCCTGTTGTCCTTGAACCTGCAACGGTTAGAAGTGTGCCCAAGTTTTTCGCAATAGAAGCAAGAAGGATTATTGGGATTTTCAGAGCCTCTTTCTACTCTGATTCTATTCCTGCATTGGTTAGTGTTATGACCATTTTTGCCACAATAGGAGCATGCAGTAGGATTTCTAGTCCTAATCAAAGATGTATGAGGAGCAATCTGATTTGATTTGACAGAACTATGACTCGAGGATTTTCGCAATCCATtcagttgaagttgaagttcatTAACTTCATCTTGAAGCATATCATTCTCAATTTCATAGACTTCTAACTTCAAGGCccagtctttcttttctctttcgaTTTTTCTGAGTTCATTTAGAACTCTCTCAATATCTGCAAGAGCAATATCAACAAATTCttgaagttcataacaattcGGATATGTAGGAAAACGTACCTCACTAGTTCCTTCGTCTGCCATAAGACCAAGTTCACCTGAGTCTTCTTCCTCATCCGTTCCTTCGTCTACCATGAGCCCATGTTCACCTGAGTCCTTCTTGCTGTCTTATTTTATGGACATGAAACACATATTTGCAATTTCTTCATGGACATATTCCTCTTCATCACTCCAGGCTCCGAAAGACTTTTTCTTTTGAAAGTTCCTGCTGAGTTTCTTCTTCAGTTCAGGGCATTCAGCTTGAATGTGTTCATGTTTCCCACATTCATAGCACCTTcaatcatttttattattatcattattcaTCCTTCCTTTTCTGAAGTTAGATTTACCTCTCttgctatttatgtttttcctcaTCATGCTTGTTATAACTTGAGAGAGCATGGCTATGTTTTCATCCTGTTCTCctccttcctcttcctcttcattTTCTGGTTCAGCCACAATTGCTTTGAATGcaactgttttcttcttttcctgtTGAATCTTCCTGTCCAAATGAGTTTTCTTGAAGGCAATTAGATCACCTCTAAGTTCATCATAGGACATCTTGCCAAGATCCTGACATTCTAGAGCAATAACTTTGGGTTGCCAAATCGTGGGAAGACTTTTTAGAATTTTTCTGACATGTTCTCCATTTTTTGTTGGTCTACCAAATGATTTTAAGTCTCCAAGGATTTTGCTGAATCTTAAAAATATTTCCTCTACTGATTCTCCATCCTTCATTTGAAATAATTTATAGTCCCGAATAAGGAGATTGATCCTCGTTTCTTTCACTTTGTTGGTTCCTTCATACGTGGCCTCTAATTTATCCCACATTTCCTTAGCAATTTCGTAGCTTGATATCTTTCCATATTCTTCTCCACTGATAGCATTATGCAGCAGATTTTTTGCTTTGGCATTCACTGTTATGGCGGCTGATTGTTCATCGGTGTAGTCATCTAAGTCAAGTGGATCAGTTGATACTATGACTTGaccattttcatctttctttggTGGAATTGGaagattttcctttttttatcaCGTGCCAAACCTTAATGTCATATGACATAATGTATGTTTCCATACGTACTTTCCAGTGAGAAAAGTGTTGCCCGTTGAAGTATGGAGGTCGTACCTGAGAGGTTCCTTCTTGAAATAGTGCTCCAACAACTATGTTTGATCCCATGATCTTCTCCTCATTAGTTGTTAAGCAAAGTTTGTGAGCCTtgttctgataccaattgaaagtacgagggggggggggggaattgtAGCCAATTAAAATCTTGATTGACTACGTGTGAGTTTAGTCAACTGAGTTTTGCACAGTGAACCAATTTCTGTAGGAATGAAATAAACAAATGGAAAGGTAAAGAAGGCACAAtagtttttatactggttcagtatTGGTGTGGTACCTACCTCCAGTTCCCTTGGGTCTcaagggttctcttagatcttTGATAAAAGATTACAATGGTGATGATTTTGTATGTTCACCATCAACTATATTCAGCAACAGTGATTTTTGTAATGTTGACATAACTCTCTTTTGTGTTCTAACTCTTCCTGTCGTTTGTGACACTTATAGACTCAAGAATACAGTATTTGTACTAAGAACTAGAAAGGCTTAAACAACGGTTTGTGTAGTTGCGTACTTCTTCTTATCGAAGTTTCTCGTCTTCTTATAAGAGATATTGAATAGCCGTTGTAAATTGATCTTTGATTGAGGCACATAATCTTTTAAGAGATTTGACCCAAGGGGTACCTCCGAATCCTGCACGTGAGATGGGCTGGATTCGTTTACATCCTTCCCTTTTCATATCCAAAATTCAAGGAGTGATTTATGGCTTCGATTTGATTTATCAATCTTTTGATTCTAATCTAGTCCTTGAAGTATGGCTTGACATTTCCATAGCATATGCACTTGATATGTTTCCTTGTTAAGACAACCTCGTTATCCTTTGATTGAGACTAAAACATCTTGACTGATTTTATTTCCTTTGTGATGGCTTTGACATTGCTTTGACTTCCTTTGATTCAGCATTGTTCATGTTGCCTTTGATCTCGATTCCATTATGATATCATTGCCTTTAAACTTCCCTTGAAGTAGTGCTACTTCCTGATTTTCTGCAATCAGATAGATACGATTAGATTTGCACtattgtcatcattgaaacttagATGTAACAGTTTTGTCTATTAAATCTATCAGAAGTTCCTTCTTCTCTCTACCTTCATTGTATCGCGtaccatttttatttcaatcacTCTTCTTTTCACGCTAGTTTTGGTGTTTATAGCTGAGCTCAAATGCGATTCAAATCACTtcttatttttggttattttcacaTCCATTATACTAGTACCATTTCCGCTATGGCTACAGGTCAACTGGTTATTATCTTATGTGATAGCAATAGTTGAAACCAAATGGGGTTATGAAACACCGAGAAGAAGTTCCTATTTAGTAAAGGGAATGCGATCGGTAGCTTTGTCGATGATGCTATCATACAGGTTTTTGATGGGAATAATGGTGACTAGTTCCGTGATTTTCGGCATAGTGGGAACAACGAAGGTAATCAGTTGATCAGGATTTTGGGAGTGATAATACAGGTTTTGTAGAGCACTTGATAGGATATGTGATGATGAATCAGTATATTGTGATTTGtggggaatatatatatatatatatatatatatatatatatatatatatatatatgcaaagaTTTGAAAGGGAAAAAATTGCCCTTGGATATGAGAGACATGTTTGCGGGCAAGTATGTATCTCTGTCCTTGGATGATGAGAAGAATCATGGTATTTTGTAACTTGATTAATTTCTCTAGAAATCATATTAAATTTAGTTTATGTAATATACAGTGACGCGTAAAGAATGCTTTACTCTATACAGGTAAGTCTGTGTGATTCGTAACCTTGAAAATAAAGCATATTATGTATTACAACAATGGTAGTTTATTAAAATGTTACACTCTTTCATACAAATATTAGAAActagtgtcgtgtacactgccgaggaacgtgcggcgcgatccatagatgcatctatcctgccgaggcgttcggcccgctccacaagaaaggaggacattttcttatgtgcctccggaaggagagtatatttattataagataaattcggaaggagaacaatttcttttaacaattaattgatttaaacagaaaatcaagcctatgagattttcatcctttaatatctttatctaacaattcacaatatattcatatatatcaattaatattaattaatcaaagaatactatttatacaagtaatgcatgctttgaatcctaaactacccggactttagcattaatagtagctacgcacggactctcgtcacctcgtgcgtacgtagcccctccacaattagcaacaattatttaattttaatcacctatgaggtaatttctccctcacaagattagacaagagacttacttcgtcttgctccaatttaatccactataaggccttttccacgattatccaactctgtcagactcgaatctagccaaaataattcgatacaatcactaaaaattataggaatcaattctataagaaaatactacattttaaataaaaatctcgaaattaattaaaaatttatccagagggcccatgtctcgaaatccggcgaaaattataaaattcgatgacccattcaattatgagtcaaaccataccagtttcactcaaatctgactccgaatcgataccgaaatctcgaaaattcgtttctatgagatttctaaaatttcccaaatttcaatctcaaaacactaattaaatgatgagaacaatgatatatttatgtttatagactaagtctaagttagaatcacttaccccaatgtcttttccttgaaaatctatcaaaaatcgcctctgctcaagctccaatttgttaaaaatggcgaatgggatgaatgccctctgtttttataacttacagctctgttcagttcgatcaaggagctcgatctcagggagctcgatcagggaagctcgatcatgggagctcgatcttgggagctcgatctcacgAGCTCGATTatgggagctcgatttttgggagctcgatcttgcgagctcgatcatgggagctcgatcatgggagctcgatcaatcatgggagctcgatcatgggagctcgatcttgggagctcgatctcagcccagaatttccagcagaagagaaaaaaatTGCAGCAAATGTTTAAGTCCAATtgttgatccgttaaccatccgaaactcactcgaggccctcgggacctcaaccaaatataccaacaagtcctaaaatatcatacgaacttagtcgaatctctaaatcacattaaacaacgctaaaaccatgaattataccccaattcaagcttaatgaaactaagagttttcaacttctacattcgatgtcggaacctatcaaatcaactccgattgacctcaaattttacacacaagtcataaatgatataacggagctatgaaaatttttgaaactggattccgactccggtatcaaaaagtcaactcatcggtcaaacttccaaacttaaattcttgtttttagccatttcaagcctaatttaactacggacttccaaataaaatttcgaacacgctcctaagtccaaaatcaccatacggagctgttggaatcatcaaaattctattccggggtcattttctcaaaatgttgaccgaagtcaaacttagcactttaaggccaacttaaggaactaagtgttccggtttcaccccaaacacttccaaatctcgaaccaaccatccccgcaagtcataaattattacaaGCACATACTGGAAGTTTTATTTTTAGGGAACgtgattttaaaagttaaaatgaccggttgggtcattacacactCTTTTTGGAAAaaggttttaaaaagaaaaagaaaaaaaatgtttttcatTTAACATTGCAGAGCCTACATgaaaatatgctcaagaattaaTCAAAAACTAATTGATAGCACaaccaataaaaaaaattatactctCCTCATCTCATTGTGAATGTCCCATAGTTACTCGGTAAAGTTAAAGATTTAACAACATGCCTATTTGAGCTAATTATTGCAAAACGTGGAGAACAATCATTCTTCAACTCTTCCCGAGAGGTATGCAACATTTTATTCCAAAAAGCGTGGAGTAAAAATTgaatgtgcatatatatatatataaaagcaaaTTAATTCAAGAGAAAATTAATGCTCAGGGCAATTGAGAGTTGTGCCCCGTTAGTCATGGATTAACCAATAACTCTGCCTCAGCAAGTCCCATCTTACTTGGATTGGCAACATTGATGTTTACTTGAAAACATGAAATACAAATTGTATTTTAAGAAAGAACATAAAAGTATTAGCAGAGGAAATAAAATAGTAGAAAGCGGTTACCCTTATATATATTTCTGATGCATAGGTAGTATCCTCTTCATTACACATATTACAGATAAATTCTCGCAAGTTTGCTTTCGGCTCTCAGTTATATATAATCAGAATTAGAACATTAGAGCCCTAAATGACAGTGCTACGCCACGTAATTTATATGGTAGAAATAAACTACTGTTAGAAATAGACTTTTGTTAAGCTAATCTAACTTTACAGAGATGAATCATGAAGTATATAACACATTTGAAAGATGAAGGAGGTCATCTTCACTTTACGCTTTTAAAATCACTGGAATAAGGAATCTTGTAAGAATGATAGTTCTGCATCTTCTTTACTGCCATGTTTAATGAATCCTGTTTCACATACTTCGTAAACTACGGAAAATCACCACTCCAAAGTCCAAACAACCTGTGTTCACATCCTCGAAAATAAATATGAATGGATTGCAGAAGACAAAGACTTAGAAATAGGGAACGCTTAATTTACCCTTTTCAGTTTCATTTTGAGAGTTACTGTGTGTAAACACCTTAAATAGGGGAATAGGACTTTCTGATCTTTCATTTTCCTAAACGTCTTCCTCTAAAAGATGAAACTTAATTCTATAACCGAAACGTTAGGTAAGGGATTTAAAGAAGAGGAAATTAACtaaaagaaggagaaaaaaagaaaagaagatggtAAAATCTGACAATCCTCTTTGTTTCTTTCACAATTCATCATTGTCCTTGTTGGTATTTATTTTACAGTTGTAAATACACATTAAATTATGTTGTAACTTCATGAatatattgaattttttttattaataaaataaggtAAAAGGCCAAAAAAACCAGAAATTAAAGAATTCTTTATTCTATACAGGTAAGTCTGTGTGATTCGTAACCTTGAAAATAAAGCATATTATGTATTACAACAATGATAGTGTATTAAAATGTTACACTCTTTCATAAAAAGATTAGAAATATGGTACTTAGTATTTATTGCAGAGATGTGTGAGGCAAATGGATTTGCTCTTTTTTTCCTGTCGTTGAATATATTGAATAAAGACTTTGAGTTCTATAGATATTATATTACTACTCGTTACTTTAATGATAGAAACTCTTTCTCCCGTTAATTAACTGATACAACAACCACACTAATATAAATGGAAAACACGACATAAATGTAATATGAATGGCACTGAAAGACAACTCAAAAACaaggaaaattatgaaaaatagttACATccattcttcatttttcttttcttgattttCAAATGTTAGTTTTTTTATTGATGAGTTAATAAtgatagaatataagggtccaccaaactaacATTTGAAAGGTCTTGAACCTTTGAAGAGTTGAAGCATATTCCAAGTTGGAACCTTTTGATCTTAAGGTCTTGAGGTATGTAACTGGTTCCTAGTCTGGTTCTTGGCAGTAAGTttattagatcatcaaaacataaagtaagatagttgtaacctatcaatttctccctttttgatgatgacaaacttataattgaagATCCCAAAGAAAACGCACAGAACCAGAACGTGAACCAGAAAAGTCTTAAGTTTTCCCCTGAGTCTGTATTCCCCCTTAATCAGTGCTCATTAATCAATTATGCACATTATCAATTATGCACATTAaactttccccttttggcatcataaaaagaagaGCAACAAGATATATAGCAAAAAGAAGTCTAGCTCgagttaactcatgccacttgtgTACACACAACATGACTAAAAACAGAGCATATAGACAAGGCATAGTTAGCAAAAAGGGAAAAGCTTGCATTAACATTAATTTGAATTTTTTAATAGGAGCAGAGTCAATGTTACTACCACCATCCACAGTTTTGAACAACAAAAAAAACACCACAAACATCATAAAAATAAACTGACACTGAGAGAATAGACTGATCACTAAAGACTGGACACTGAAGAGACGCTGTTTAGGGAGCATTGGAAGGAGATGGCATAGAAAGGGCTTGGAGGACTAAATCCATTTGAGCATTTGCTGAAATTTGCTCGTTGATCAGTCTCTCTTTGAGGTCCTCCACTTGTTTTCTGAGCTCAACATTCTCTTTGGTTAGACGAGCAACCTCTTCTCCTTGAGAACAACTGGAACCAGGTACCTCCTGCAGCTGACTTAACTGAGTCTCAAGGATATCATTCCTTGCTTTTAATTTTCGTATCTCTGAGGTAGCACTGTTCTGAGTATTGATCAACTGAGATATGGTAGAAGTGCTTCTAACTCCTCTAATTTTATCGATACACTCATATTCTTCAAAAGTAGATTTGGAGAAAGTTTGCTTCTTTGTGCCCACTTTAGCTTGTCCCAGAGGAACCTTGAAGTGCTTAAAGATCTTGGTGAGAAGGAATTCATACGgcagcccatgattaccatctttaAAGTCTGCCACTTTGTTCATATGCTCTATCATAATCCCAGGCAGATTGATGGTAGTGAAGTTGTCGAGTGCTTCCATGAGGAACAGGTCTGCACGAGAGGTGATAGATCTTCTCTCAGCTCGAGGCATCAGTACCTTATTCACCATCTCAAACAACAGTTGATATAAGGAAGAAGGGCCTTCTTCTAAACTCGTTCCCCCTGCTGAACTGCTCTGTCCTTTAATATggcatttttgaaattttgagaaCAGGATACATGGACATTAGACAGCCCTTCAGCAGGCATACCAAG from Nicotiana tabacum cultivar K326 chromosome 24, ASM71507v2, whole genome shotgun sequence includes:
- the LOC107765324 gene encoding uncharacterized protein LOC107765324, which produces MGSNIVVGALFQEGTSQENLPIPPKKDENGQVIVSTDPLDLDDYTDEQSAAITVNAKAKNLLHNAISGEEYGKISSYEIAKEMWDKLEATYEGTNKVKETRINLLIRDYKLFQMKDGESVEEIFLRFSKILGDLKSFGRPTKNGEHVRKILKSLPTIWQPKVIALECQDLGKMSYDELRGDLIAFKKTHLDRKIQQEKKKTVAFKAIVAEPENEEEEEGGEQDENIAMLSQVITSMMRKNINSKRDSKKDSGEHGLMVDEGTDEEEDSGELGLMADEGTSEVRFPTYPNCYELQEFVDIALADIERVLNELRKIEREKKDWALKLEVYEIENDMLQDEVNELQLQLNGLRKSSSHSSVKSNQIAPHTSLIRTRNPTACSYCGKNGHNTNQCRNRIRVERGSENPNNPSCFYCEKLGHTSNRCRFKDNRRWEHRKKNRKGIWYLDRACSTHMTGDKQLFKTVTTLDGGTVTFGDKSKENVIGVGKVRFKKHCWFIEDESCKVILSGNRDRNVYTISNVDNLGKQTRSSFKIKNIVSTIKPLQLLHMDLFGPTRTASIGDRKYAFVIVDDFSCFTWVNFLSHKYEDLRNFEVLCKKAQRKKGYYIFTIRNDHGGEFESRDNLDKFDLKSDEGIFLGYSPSSRAYIVYNKRTLCIQESIHVIFVDTNPRSGCEKLPENEEISIVPKSVIVGKDSQDESTSQQNQSTEEHIRIQESSSAEQSTTREKEQITNIPNEWKR